From the genome of uncultured Methanobacterium sp.:
ATGTTGATTTTTATTATTACAATATGGATATGAAAGGGGGTCCAGGAATCTTTTAGGATTTGGATTCTGTGTTACATTTATTCGCAAAAGAAATTTAAAAAAAAGTTATCCATTCGAACCATTCTATAAATTGGGTACAAATCCATTCTAAAATCTATTTAACCGGCAATCCACAATTTTCCCATCCCATTATTCCACCAGCCAGGTTGTACAACTCTTTAAAACCAATCTTCCTCATTATATCTACACTGGCACCACTTCTCATTCCAGATCTACAGTAAACCAGATAGGTTTTACTTTTATCTAATTCCTGTACTTTTTTCTCAAAATCGCGTGATTGGTAGTCTATTTGCACAGAATTCTCAATATGGGATTGATTGTATTCCCCGAGGGTTCTAACATCAAGTAAAATAAACTCCGGGTTCTGTTTATTTTTTAAAATCAGGTCAAAAGCTGAATTCGGATCCAGATCAGTTGCAGAATTTGATGATGGTTTTCGTCCAAACATTTTAAAAACCTCTAAAAAATGGTTAATATATCTTTATTTTTTATATTGAATAAATGTGTTGTTAT
Proteins encoded in this window:
- a CDS encoding rhodanese-like domain-containing protein — protein: MFGRKPSSNSATDLDPNSAFDLILKNKQNPEFILLDVRTLGEYNQSHIENSVQIDYQSRDFEKKVQELDKSKTYLVYCRSGMRSGASVDIMRKIGFKELYNLAGGIMGWENCGLPVK